In the Sarcophilus harrisii chromosome 3, mSarHar1.11, whole genome shotgun sequence genome, one interval contains:
- the IFNAR1 gene encoding LOW QUALITY PROTEIN: interferon alpha/beta receptor 1 (The sequence of the model RefSeq protein was modified relative to this genomic sequence to represent the inferred CDS: inserted 1 base in 1 codon): MLYLILSVVLVLLVASGELSLFPFATGEPPREEGVLRRKGEKTLKTPQNVSVEIIDHNFILKWNWDNEPTSDVTFSAYYQKLESGKMNNWIKLIGCQNIIGTKYNFTLTNLNIFEKIREHIRSEKGQETSSWNVIQFAPFQIAQIGPPEVQLEAEDPSIKINISLPGTANSSVWATDISNFTCSLIIWKNSSGVEKIRHNVFSRDKINNLSPETTYCLKVQARLPILKKIGSYNPIFCINITAKHKLPRPENVEVDPINNYILKWNYPYENMKFQVQYLLGYFKRISTDYSDKWKNVSACENIRSRYCNLSKVITKDGIYYLRVQALNGTITSLWSAEKKFDTRTKIRIGPPSIEVKPNEDSFFVYITVPGESEKKPLSQDYSLIYEVTYWENDSNIEHKMKGKQKLLKVSNLKSLVVYCFKARALLDDDSNKSTQFGNVVCSKITPGKQQKTWIIVICFLIIIGLIFISFCLKVLLKLVKYVFYPSCKPPSNMYEGLFDQPLKSLLITSEEQTEICIIEKINIIELEETNKNGKNDDICSKQDNHDSGNCSNEDEXSNKITEETLQQETVQQ; the protein is encoded by the exons GTGAAAAGACCCTAAAGACTCCTCAAAATGTAAGCGTTGAGATTATAGATCATAATTTTATCCTGAAATGGAACTGGGACAATGAGCCTACAAGCGATGTTACTTTTTCAGCATATTACCaaaa atTAGAGTCTGGTAAGATGAACAATTGGATCAAATTGATTGGATGTCAAAATATCATTGGCACTAAATACAACTTTACTTTaactaatttaaatatatttgaaaaaattagagaacataTAAGATCTGAAAAAGGACAAGAAACATCATCATGGAATGTTATCCAGTTTGCACCATTTCAGATAG CACAAATTGGTCCTCCAGAAGTACAATTAGAAGCTGAAGAtccatcaataaaaataaacatctcTCTTCCAGGAACAGCAAATAGTAGTGTGTGGGCTACTGATATCTCAAATTTTACATGCAgtttaattatttggaaaaactCTTCAGGTGTAGAA AAAATCCGTCATAATGTTTTTTCcagagataaaattaataatcttTCACCAGAAACCACTTATTGTTTAAAAGTTCAAGCAAGATTACCTATACTGAAAAAAATTGGTTCCTACAATccaatattttgtataaatattacag CTAAACATAAATTACCTCGTCCAGAAAATGTAGAAGTTGATCCTATAAATAACTATATTCTTAAATGGAACTATCCATATGAAAACATGAAGTTTCAAGTTCAGTATCTCCT tggttattttaaaagaatttcaactGACTACTCAGATAAATGGAAAAATGTATCTGCTTGTGAAAATATCAGAAGTAGATATTGTAACTTATCAAAAGTAATCACCAAAGATGGAATTTATTACCTACGTGTACAAGCTTTGAATGGAACTATCACATCTCTTTGGTctgctgaaaaaaaatttgatactAGAACAAAAA TCAGAATAGGTCCTCCAAGCATAGAAGTGAAACCCAATGAGGATTCATTCTTTGTCTACATTACTGTTCCAGGAGAATCTGAAAAAAAACCATTGAGTCAGGATTATTCACTAATTTATGAAGTTACTTACTGggaaaatgattcaaatattgAG cacaaaatgaagggaaaacagaaattacTTAAAGTTTCTAATTTGAAGTCCCTGGTTGTGTATTGTTTCAAAGCCAGAGCACTTCTTGATGATGATAGCAACAAAAGCACTCAATTTGGCAATGTTGTATGCAGTAAAATAACACCAG gtaaacaacaaaaaacttggATTATAgtcatttgctttttaattattattggaCTGATCTTCATATCTTTTTGTTTAAAAGTTCTACTAAAATTGGTAAAATATGTGTTCTATCCATCTTGCAAACCTCCTTCAAATATGTATGAG GGATTGTTTGATCAGCCATTGAAAAGTCTTCTTATCACTTCAGAAGAGCAAACAGAAATctgtataattgaaaaaataaatattattgaattagaagaaacaaataaaaatggaaaaaatgatgacATTTGCAGCAAGCAAGACAATCATGATTCAGGAAACTGTTCCAATGAGGatg atagtaataaaataactgaagaaaccCTACAACAGGAAACTGTGCAGCAGTAA